acagtAACAGAGTTCAGCGATAGCGGTCTGCTCCAGGCTTCGTATGCTTTAAAGTTCATTCAGAGGCAGCTAGTGGACCTCTCAATGTTATGTGAGTCCACCGTCCAGAGACAACTGATCTGTCCTCAGTTCTTCATCCAGCTCCAGGACAAGCTTGAGAAAGTCCTCCATGAAGTATGTGTTTCAATTTCaaccatgtttcttttttccaaactgattttaagaaacacacacatccctttGTTTATAGTGCATACTTTATTGTGTTTAGTTGACTCATTTAtaacttttgtgtgtttgatttagacCCGCTCAGTGTGTTGCCCTCCACCCAGAAAACCAGAGGAGGGTGACTTTGAGATCATCAAGCAGTTCAGCAGTGGCAGCTTTGGGTGAGTAAGACTTCTTTACATTCTAACAGACTGTTTGGACTCCACACAGAGTTCAGtccaaacacagagaaacatcatACATGTTTTAGTTTCTTGTTAAATCAGAGCTGATGTTCAGTAGTAGAAGCTGATcatgtttccttttccttcttgtgCAGATCTGTGAACCTTGTGCGCCACAGAGCAACCAGGAAAGCATTTGCTATGAAAATCATCAACTGGAGGAACCTGAAGAGAGAGCAAGACATTAGGCAGGTGTTGGTGGAGAGAGCCATCCTCTCTTACACAGAAAACGAGTACATTGTCTCAATGTTTTGCGCGTTTGAGACCAACAGAGACCTCCGTATAGTGATGGAGTATGTAGCAGGTAAGAAGGTTGTTTGTTTAGACAGGGATAGAACAGATAAATGAGCTTTAAACTGACTTTCCTCTATTATCTATGGAGCCCATCCATGCTacccacccaacacacactgagaacatGTCTCCTGTCCTTCTAGGTGGGGATTGTGCCTCCTTGTTGGAGGAACGGAAGCGCTTTTCCACAAAGATGAGCCGGATCTACATAGCAGAGACCACCATGGCCCTAGAATATCTCCACAGCTATGGGATCATTCACAGAGACCTGAAACCTGCAAAGTGAGTCATCAATCTGTCCCATCAATCTGACATGTAGAGTTAGAGTTTGGTATGTAATCTAACATGAGAcatgtttctgcttttctctgttataGCATGTTGATCACTTCAACCGGCCACATCAAGGTGGCTGATTTTGGCCTCTCAAAGATAGGTCGACTCAACATAGCGCAAGATGTTGAGCAAGCACCAATTATGAGGATCGTGCAGGAAATCACGGACGAAGAAGTAAGTCTttgatttttctcttctgtgcTATTTGAGCTCAAACCTGGATCCTTGTTCtaatcattttgtgtttcctCCCTTCAGACAGCAGGCACTCCTTGTTATATGGCCCCAGAGGCCATACTAGAGGTGGGGTACGGGAAACCTGTGGACTGGTGGGCCCTAGGTATCATCCTGTATGAGTTTCTGGTGGGTGAACCTCCATTTGACGGGACTGACGTTGATGACCTTTGTGACCACGTGGTTCAAGGTAAGAATCTTTACTTCAGTTCATCTCTTTCtggctcagtgacaaataagggttgtcAAGATGTTCAAAAATGTCTTCaacatagttttaaaagcagcatcagatttgttcaaatgtacatttaatagttggtattatgtcatttgaaatgacatttgcaccattttttaccaaaagtaagactgacaCGTGGTTgaatttcttgtttcttttactttaaacttgttttaagattcagtgtttttgttgttgttgttttttatgatgaAGTTACACTTTTAATTCTGTTATTGGATTACTGAtatgtgctttttgttttttctcagatGACATCATCTGGCCGGAGGGGGAAGCAGCCCAAGGAACTGTTGCACAGGACCTAATCAGCCTTCTCCTGGAGAAAAATGCCAAGCGACGTCTGGGGACAGGTTAGTGTCACATTCACTAATGATGAAGACGTGGATAGAGACAGGATGGGAGCTCATTCATAATTTTGTTTGTCTCACTTATTCTCCAGGAGGATCCGGAGAGGTGAAGGCTCACCCGTTTTTTAAAGGTGTCTACTGGAGATTCCTCATGGATGAAGAGCCTCCATTCATCCCCCAGCTGAGGACTGAGGAGGACACCAGTCATTTTAATTGTaagtgccaacacacacacacacacacacacacacacacacacacacacacacacacacacacacactattttctcttttctttaactTAATGCATGAtggttgttgctgtggtttCTACAGCCAGCATAGCCCAGCAGTGCCAGGAGGACcgggagaaccaggagaaccaggagaaccaggagaaccagggtGACAAGAAGAACCAAGAGAACCAGGGTGACCAGGAGAACCAGGTGAACCAGGAACCAACCGTAAAGCTGCCGTACCTCTGCTCAGTGGCCCACCGATTCACTGAGGTACACTTTTTAaatccagctgctgtttgacacTGTAAATCCATTTCTCACTATCAAATACAAAcaagaaaatcatcattttgACGCTTTTCTTTTGAAACTGCAGGTTTACGGCAGCCCTGAACATCTGTCGGCTCCAATCCCCTTCAACCAGATCGTTGTAACAAGACTGGTGGAGGAgtacgaggaggaagaggacgatgaCGAGTTTAACTATGAAGGTAAGTttagtgattattattatgaacagGAGCCAGATGACGGCTTTGGGGACCAAGAGTccagtgaggagaaggaggaccttcaggaggagagacagaaaacacacagtccgacaccgaggaggaggagcgagagaaagaagtggaggatgaagaaaagaaggcgGTGTATGTGGAAGAAGAGGACTTgcctgaagaggaggagaggaccaaatagaagacagagaaaaacattagACACTGTTCGATCACCATCCCTTCATCGTGTCCCACAAAAGATTGACACTGGTCTCCTTGAAAATAGAGACATAAAGGAACAGAGGCCAGATGTTGAAGAGAAAGACTtgacttcttctcttcctcctcctgctgctgccaaCAACAACATGTGTGGGGAAGTTTTTAGGAGGTGTATGAGAACTTTAAGACGCGTCATGTGCTGTCCTGTGAGGAGGAGAGTGTAGAGTAGGTCGTGGACaagcaagaggaggaagaggaggaggaggaggaggaggaggagaagaagttgCAGTCTTTGTATATTCTCTTTACTTTTTctagtttatttttctgttgctatggaaacgtattgctgccacaccagaaaaagagaaacagatcaGCATTAAAGAGATAAATAgtatattgttataataataatgataatgataataataatgataataatatggataatgataatgataataatattaattattctAACAATGAACTTTGGATGTTTACTGatactgatttttctttttctggcgtGGCAGCGATATACTTCCATAGGTTGCTTTGTCTTGTCTGTTCATtatcttatttccctttttctttactgtccttgcaactttaaaaaaataaaataaaaaaataaaaaaacactggttGGAGATCAGCTTTCTGAACTGAACATAGTAAGAGTCATTTAGGACGACAGCAGCTGAATGAAGCAGTGAAATAAAGCACACAACAAAACTATATCAGTGATGTAAAGCTGGGGGGGGCAGTTATGTAATAACATAACTTTTATATAACAgttgaataaaatgtgaagagtttgtgaatgtgtcctCATCACTGTGTAGAGACCTCCATGATCATCTACAGCATGTGTCTAATAAAACTACAGACACAAAACACTTATTACAAGACTGAGAACTCACACACTCTTTGATTGAAATAATAAGTTCATCAACAGAAACATGTGTCAGTTGAATGCTAGTATGTACAGAACAGAAGTATTTTCAGGAAAGTGTGTGATAATATCTAAACATGATTCATAGAGAAAAGAAGATGTGATACTGACCCCTGAAGACAttaatgacattaaaacatatgatTTCCCTCCACTCCATATTTCCTCCAGTTAAATGAAGTTTACAGTCTTCACTGTACTGTAGGACTTTTCATCAGATCACAAAGTAACATAACATGTCAATTATTCAACATAAAATCTAATATTACATCTATCatattttatctcataatttaaaaaaaatcagtgggCCTATCACAGCACTGTGTTTCCACGGAACATCAAAAtagcaataacaacaacaacaataataataataataattattattattattcataaagaATTCATACAAGGGATGAAGAACTGTCCTGAATTCAAATATTATCAGCAACCATAATAATTAGTACTTAAATAAATGCTAATAGGGGTTGATGGTTCAattcctcgttagtatagtggacagtatctctgCCTGTCACGGGTTcaattccccgacggggaggaTTTACTTTTCTACCCACTGTTCATTATTTACCAACACTAACAAAACCAACACATTAACAACATCATGCATGAACCTCCCTGTCAAATACAGCCAAGACATAAACCTgtatcattcacacacagaaataaagtcatggtaaattaaaaaaacaaacaaaaaacatatgtatatatatatgtgtgtgtgtgtgtgtgtgtgtgtgtgtgtgtgtgttaaataggATTTTTTTATTGAGGTTTACAGGGAGCAATGCTGATTGTAtagtctgacagctgcagggaaGCAGGAAATGTGATATCACTCCTTCATACATTTTGGATGAAGGATGAAACGCAGGTTTAATTAGTGTTGTACATTGTCAACAGAAATATATTGAggtttaaatcaataaaacagaaactaaatGCTTGAATAAAGCAGTTTATTAGGCATTAGGCATTgttttaaccacttaatacacgcctctattttttatgttgttagcctaaatgacatgctcaagttgtgagcagcacagatcccacatagactcagagatgtgtctggtatcattggaaaggaaacactctcaggattcttgtaaaagtgtctgtgtgattctgtgacttactgacaaagagtggcagaggttacaatgatggggttgtttactcgcccataggtttgcctttacaatgacatgtgtacagacattcagggacctctcagcaggatatagacacaatgaggccacagccacatgtcttggcttcattcagtccaaatttggagtcaaaagaccaaaagatgaatttttcagagttatttttcaacaggtatgtccatgcgttttccttaggtcctttttggagactccaaatggacacttggttaccaaatcTGTAAAATCGCAGTCAATCACCTATAACtttacaacccctttgcctacaatcaaaatcttggtctctaatgaaagctgacaccatattattattctaattattatatattatattattatatatagcctttttttgtttggccatatctatctatctatttatctattcatctatttatccatccatctatctatctatctatctatctatctgtctatctatctatctatctatctatctatctgactgacCGACCatctgactaactaactaactaactatctatctatctatctatctatctatctatctatctatctatctatctatctatctatctatctatctatctatctatctgtttatcttgctataagtcatatgtcaagtcgaagaagaaccaactgtgtaccaaaatgccgagtgcgtaatgatatatggttcaactcttttacgcacagggcgcacgccagttacgcttggagtttgtttatggacagccaaactgatagcttagtgtgatacaccgttggaaacctcagactattggctaaaaggttatcaacttcatttcaccgaatatttccataggctagaacagcagtcaatcaaagccatgtcgtcattgtcgtcggccacatgtcctcattggctttggagacatgtactgcctaatcctaaacaccgattggcttgtgtgtggtgtcgtcagaagcaggagaggctcacggtcgtaaacatctagtcaaaaaaaaaaaaaaaaaaaaagtagtcatCTTCTTGACACAGCAATACAACGGTGAGTCGCTAACATGtcagacaaaaaacagactGTGGACCTCGGTCTACTGGAGGAGGACGACGAGTTTGAAGAATTCCCAGCCGAGGATTGGACGGGGctggatgaagatgaggatgctCATGTTTGGGAAGACAACTGGGACGATGACAATGTAGAGGATGATTTCTCAAATCAGCTGAGAGCGGAGCTGGAAAAACATGGTTACAAGATGGAGACGTCATAGCGTCTGACATTCATGTTTGAATATTACTGGCCGACcacaaaccagaaaccagaaatgGTTCTGAGGGTGttaattagtttattttttatttgtaagaaatgttgatgatgatgagtgtttggagaaaaaaaaaaaaaaaaaaaaaagtaaacatctagtcacgtgtactctgagatggacgtgcaggtcaggaaatgacgtaaacggaccgtatgtggtttgttatttgtgttattacgttacgtgttggactaaatacatggacatattgaggaaagtacttcggttttatggaaacggatttcatatttcacaagaatggatatttggcgagctgtacagaaagtcctgagtcataagatgatcgttgtggataaagggaagactttgaaggtatgtagtattatagcttttctcacttagctgagtggctagccgagctaatcgctaatactattacggctgtgagcaaccatataattcgtgagtggtcttgaatgaatcaggacaatctaagctttccaacaatgtacggcatgaatatatatgtttaagggttggtgtttaaaacatttagaagaacgtgtggcgacctcctaacatccgtcccgtcccgttgACGGAACACCGTGTGTTAAAGAGGTTAAACAAAGTTTATCAGCTGTgaggttttatttattctataatGAATGTTAGAGAAAACACCATCAATGAAATGTTTCACACTAGTTGGTCTTTTTTATAGCTTAACTCAGAGTGAGTGCAAGCAAAtaagtgtttccgcccggtctcgaaccggggacctttcgcgtgttaggcgaacgtgataaccactacactacggaaactgctCATCTGCTGATGTAACAGGacatcaagaaaaaaagaaaagaataaagtaTACAAACAATAATAGAGGCATCTCAAAGTGTGAGACCAAATCAAAATGCATGCAAAGCAAGGAAATAAACATAGTACACAAAGTAAgtatatttgtgtttggtagattatttctttgttgtaacaatgcttcttggTAATAAATCTTATACcgttggaaagcctgtttatttcccttttaaatggtgCAACAATTGTATGGAACATGTATTTAtgggatgagcagcagagctgagtCTGTGGGTTCCGTCCATGAAAAATTTGGCAAATCTCTGCCAATGCCGATCAGCTTATTCTGCTATTGACTCTTATTTGGTGTTGTTAGGATTGGATGACTGAAGTCTACAGAAACCAGACATATTGGCAGTTtaacaatttattcatttaacaaacagGAGCCTCAGTAGTGTGTAGAAGAACAATACACAACTACAACAGCCTGGCACCTGCTCCTCATGCTGGTCACCTGACTGGTCACCTGACTGGTCACACACTGTTATAGGATAGCATCCCATTATTCAACCAGCCATGTAGTCACATGTGAGCATAGGactgtaataatgatgatggagGGACTGACAGTGGGCCGTGTCACAGGCATGTAAAGGGCCCCTCCTACCTGTTAGAGCAGTGTTTTTCAACCACTGTGCCGCGGCACAGTAGTGTGCCGTGAGAAAACATCCAATTTCACCTAATTGGtctacaaaatattttttgaaaacaaattaattattttctgcAAATAATATGCCATTGTCGAGTGTGGGTGCTGTCTAGTGACTGGCAGAGTAATCATGTAATACTAGGGCTGGATGATTCATTGAATTTTAATCGGTATCAATTTTAGCTTTCCACGATTTCAAAAACGTAATAATCAAGTTAAAACGATTATTGTCCCACCCGGCACGGTGCATCTATGAATAAATCCAACGCTCCCCTCTTTTCCAGcaagatacagagagagagagagagagagagagagagagagagagagagagagagagagagagagagagagagagagagagagagagagagagagagagagagagagagacctaaCTTGAACCTAGCATAGCTGCCGGAGAAGTTAAAAGGTGAGCGCTGCCAAAGATTTGTAGGTCTGTACTGTGAAGTTTTGACCCTTAATTAAACCGAGGCTGCGCCTGCATGGACACATTTTAGTGGCGTTACATATTTCATTAGTGTTATTGAGATGCGAGGCTGCCCGGTAACGTTAGCGCATGTGGTTAAGCTTTTGACATGCTAGCTAGTTTAACATTACATCTCTTACTCTGCACGGTCcatcctttttaaatatttcagtttggatcCCGCCTGACATTGTAGTAGTTTCCTAGTGTGTTTAATTGGTGCGTTTATgctcaaatgttttcaaatcTATGAATGTAAGGGTAGCTACATTGAGACttactgcaggtgtgtgtgcgcgcgcaggTGCAATTAATTGATGCGCGTCAGGCTGGCTCTCAGAAAACAAGGTCCAAACACTTCTCAttgcttttcttcatttattgctTAACATAAGCAGCAAATGTACAGCACCTCAGGTTTGTGATCATGTAGCCTATTATGCTACTTGCTCCGAAACCTCAGCCAACCTCAGCCACGGTCAAAAACGTTTTGcctcagtacacacacattagcCAGGCTGTATAAATGCACTCCTGCAGGAAATTAGCACATTGCCACCCCCAGTACCAACAgtgtgaaacaacaaaaaataacaaataaataaatggctgtaacaatgaataatcatgttttgataatcgcgatttcaatatcaatcaaaataatcgtgattattatttttgccataatcgtccagccctactaTATTGTTAATTgcactttttatttgaaagaagaaatatataagatcataaaatacctttttctttgtgtttattttattcctatTCAAGAAACTTTGACATGAATGACTTTATATTGTTAATATAGGCTacagagtttcattttttaacattttcagtaaGCGGTGTGCCTTGTgattttttcaatgaaaaaaatgtacctTGGctgaaaaaaggttgaaaacGGTGTATTAGAGGACCCCCACCACACAGTTTGCTCACCGTCATGTTGCATATCTTTTGCTGTAGTATTTCACAGCTTAACATAAAAGTTATgcttttggtttaaaaagatGGTCTGGCACTCTTCTCACCCGAAGAACTTAATAAAGTCTTATGTACTTATGGCCTAAGTTTTGCAATACAGTTCTCTATGTGTTTATAtgagtttccgtagtgtagtggttatcacgttcgcctcacacgcgaaaggtccccggttcgaaaccgggcggaaacatcCTTTGACCATGTTTTCTCTTCAAAATATAATCAAcgtagaaaaaataaataatgaaaagtaTAAACTTTGTAGAAATTCATAAAATAcggacacaaacaaacacatatatacacacaaataaatatttttttatcattttatttagaGTAATACTAGTAGTACTTATATTTGCCACATTACTATTATAATAAAGGTTTATCATTCACTGCATTTGACAGCGAGGCTCATGCATGATGTTTATATGTTGGTTTTGTTAGTGTTGGTAAATCATGAACAGCTGGTAGAAAAGCAAattctccccgtcggggaatcgaaccccggtcttccgcgtgacaggcggagatactgtccactatactaacgaggaatTGAACCAACAACCCATCACACACGTTAGCCTTCATCTTCTCCAGTCACTGATACTGAATGAAGAGttgaggaagacagacagagttGAAGCGGTTACAGCGCCAAAAGCCGTTAGTGGCCAGAACGTACATTACATCCGTATTGGTTCAGCACTACCATCGAGAATGAATGGGAAATGGTTTAGCGCGGTTTGGCTAAACAGTTGAGTTTCCTACCAGCTGCTGATTATTTACCAAGATAATACACCATCAACACCATCACTGGACCATGTCAATGTAAAAAAAGGGAGGTGTAAAATGGCTGCCAATCTtactattttttatatattgtgaTGTGAGGAAACACACTCACTGTGTGACTGAATTGAATCCACAGATGtcaaaaaagagggaggaggtcaTTCCACTTACATGACTAAATTTTAAATGAATGGTTTGTTATAGCCTATGTATTTTCTCTCtataaggttttattttcattctacGAGATGAAATATCTTAGGCTTCCAAATAATTCATCTAAAAAATCTGACTTCTGATTTAatgggcggctgtggctcaggaggtagagcgggttgTCCACTAACTGAAAGGTCAGTGGTTCAATCCCAAgttcctccagtctgcatgtggAAGTGTCcatgggcaagatacttaaccccaaatttctCCCAGTTGCTGCACTGTGTGGTAGACTAGTAAAGTGCTGCGTAGGTGcagagatactgtccactacaCTAACGAGGACAGAAACAATGATACACACAGCTATGTCAGCCAGCGAGTGTTCTTTTAAACACTGACGT
This genomic interval from Scomber japonicus isolate fScoJap1 chromosome 17, fScoJap1.pri, whole genome shotgun sequence contains the following:
- the LOC128377158 gene encoding 26S proteasome complex subunit SEM1 is translated as MSDKKQTVDLGLLEEDDEFEEFPAEDWTGLDEDEDAHVWEDNWDDDNVEDDFSNQLRAELEKHGYKMETS